Proteins co-encoded in one Juglans regia cultivar Chandler chromosome 16, Walnut 2.0, whole genome shotgun sequence genomic window:
- the LOC109004462 gene encoding heat shock cognate 70 kDa protein-like: MVLGCRNLEWRTVKAEMDLKLAKSQGYLKNKLQQVATVPAYFINSHCQATKDIGFNFGLNVMRIINDPTTAAIAYGLEKEASSLGETNVLIFDSCDGTFDISLLTIEEGVSEVKATADDTHLGGEDSDSRRVNHFV, encoded by the coding sequence ATGGTGCTAGGATGCAGAAATTTGGAGTGGAGGACTGTGAAGGCTGAGATGGACTTGAAGTTGGCTAAGAGTCAAGGGTACCTCAAGAACAAATTGCAGCAAGTtgccaccgtccctgcttacttCATTAACTCGCATTGTCAAGCCACAAAGGATATTGGTTTCAATTTCGGCCTCAATGTGATGCGTATTATCAATGACCCAACTACTGCGGCTATAGCTTACGGGCTTGAAAAGGAGGCAAGCAGTTTGGGTGAAACAAATGTGCTCATCTTCGACTCATGTGATGGGACATTTGACATCTCTCTTCTCACCATTGAAGAGGGTGTCTCTGAAGTGAAAGCCACAGCTGATGATACCCACTTGGGAGGTGAAGACTCTGATAGCAGGAGGGTGAACCATTTTGTTTAG
- the LOC109004514 gene encoding uncharacterized protein LOC109004514 isoform X1 produces the protein MSIICGLPLLECVYCLACARWAWKRCLHTAGHDSETWGIASAEEFEPVPRLCRYILAVYEDDLRHPLWEPPGGYGINPDWVKLKKTYEDTQGRAPPYILYLDHSHSDIVLAIRGLNLAKESDYAVLLDNKLGKRKFDSGYVHNGLLNAAKWVLEAECEVLKDLVEKYPNYTLTLTGHSLGSGVAALLTMLVVQNQDKLGHIERKRIRCYAIAPARCMSLNVAVRYADVINSVVLQDDFLPRTATPLEDIFKSLFCLPCLLCLRCMRDTCIPDEKMLKDPRRLYAPGRLYHIVERKPFRMGRFPPIVRTAVPVDGRFEHIVLSCNATSDHAIIWIEREAQRALDLMLEKDRITEIPAKQRMERQKTLVKEHTEEYKAALQRAITLNVPHAYSPKQYGTFDVLEEGEHSESDRSIGESSLGSSEKSKKNESWN, from the exons ATGTCAATTATATGTGGCCTCCCTCTCCTTGAGTGTGTTTATTGTCTCGCATGCGCCCGCTGGGCTTGGAAACGATGTCTCCACACTGCAGGACATGATAGTGAGACTTGGGGCATTGCCTCAGCTGAAGAATTTGAACCTGTCCCTCGCCTTTGTCGCTACATTCTTGCTGTATATGAAGATGATCTAAGGCACCCCCTTTGGGAACCTCCAGGTGGGTATGGAATTAACCCAGATTGGGTAAAACTGAAAAAAACTTATGAAGATACCCAAGGACGGGCTCCTCCCTATATATTATATCTCGATCATAGTCACTCTGATATAGTTCTTGCCATTAGGGGTTTAAACTTGGCAAAGGAGAGTGACTATGCTGTTCTCTTGGATAATAAGCTGGGAAAGAGGAAGTTTGATAGTGGCTATGTTCACAATGGGCTATTGAATGCCGCTAAATGGGTCTTGGAAGCAGAGTGTGAGGTGTTGAAGGACTTGGTGGAAAAGTATCCAAACTATACTTTAACTTTGACAGGGCATTCCCTTGGATCAGGTGTTGCAGCATTGCTGACGATGTTGGTGGTTCAGAATCAGGATAAATTGGGACACATTGAAAGGAAGAGGATTAGGTGCTATGCCATTGCGCCTGCCAGATGTATGTCACTGAATGTAGCAGTCAGATATGCAGATGTCATCAATTCTGTTGTGCTACAG GATGACTTCTTACCACGGACAGCCACACCCTTGGAAGACATTTTCAAGTCACTTTTCTG TTTGCCATGCCTATTGTGCCTAAGATGCATGAGAGATACCTGTATACCTGATGAAAAAATGCTCAAAGATCCAAGGAGGCTCTATGCACCTGGTCGCCTCTACCACATTGTTGAGAGAAAGCCTTTCAG GATGGGAAGGTTTCCTCCAATTGTGAGGACAGCGGTACCAGTAGACGGGAGGTTTGAGCACATAGTTCTGTCTTGTAATGCCACTTCTGACCATGCCATCATTTGGATAGAGAGAGAAGCTCAAAGAGCGCTGGAT TTAATGCTTGAGAAAGATCGGATCACAGAAATTCCAGCAAAGCAAAGAATGGAGCGGCAGAAGACTTTAGTTAAAGAACACACTGAAGAGTACAAAGCAGCACTACAAAGGGCTATCACACTAAATGTGCCACATGCTTATTCTCCTAAACAGTATGGAACTTTTGATGTGCTTGAGGAAGGAGAGCACTCAGAGTCAGACAGATCAATTGGTGAATCTTCTTTAGGTTCGTCTGAGAAGAGCAAGAAAAACGAAAGCTGGAATTAA
- the LOC109004514 gene encoding uncharacterized protein LOC109004514 isoform X2, with amino-acid sequence MSIICGLPLLECVYCLACARWAWKRCLHTAGHDSETWGIASAEEFEPVPRLCRYILAVYEDDLRHPLWEPPGGYGINPDWVKLKKTYEDTQGRAPPYILYLDHSHSDIVLAIRGLNLAKESDYAVLLDNKLGKRKFDSGYVHNGLLNAAKWVLEAECEVLKDLVEKYPNYTLTLTGHSLGSGVAALLTMLVVQNQDKLGHIERKRIRCYAIAPARCMSLNVAVRYADVINSVVLQDDFLPRTATPLEDIFKSLFWMGRFPPIVRTAVPVDGRFEHIVLSCNATSDHAIIWIEREAQRALDLMLEKDRITEIPAKQRMERQKTLVKEHTEEYKAALQRAITLNVPHAYSPKQYGTFDVLEEGEHSESDRSIGESSLGSSEKSKKNESWN; translated from the exons ATGTCAATTATATGTGGCCTCCCTCTCCTTGAGTGTGTTTATTGTCTCGCATGCGCCCGCTGGGCTTGGAAACGATGTCTCCACACTGCAGGACATGATAGTGAGACTTGGGGCATTGCCTCAGCTGAAGAATTTGAACCTGTCCCTCGCCTTTGTCGCTACATTCTTGCTGTATATGAAGATGATCTAAGGCACCCCCTTTGGGAACCTCCAGGTGGGTATGGAATTAACCCAGATTGGGTAAAACTGAAAAAAACTTATGAAGATACCCAAGGACGGGCTCCTCCCTATATATTATATCTCGATCATAGTCACTCTGATATAGTTCTTGCCATTAGGGGTTTAAACTTGGCAAAGGAGAGTGACTATGCTGTTCTCTTGGATAATAAGCTGGGAAAGAGGAAGTTTGATAGTGGCTATGTTCACAATGGGCTATTGAATGCCGCTAAATGGGTCTTGGAAGCAGAGTGTGAGGTGTTGAAGGACTTGGTGGAAAAGTATCCAAACTATACTTTAACTTTGACAGGGCATTCCCTTGGATCAGGTGTTGCAGCATTGCTGACGATGTTGGTGGTTCAGAATCAGGATAAATTGGGACACATTGAAAGGAAGAGGATTAGGTGCTATGCCATTGCGCCTGCCAGATGTATGTCACTGAATGTAGCAGTCAGATATGCAGATGTCATCAATTCTGTTGTGCTACAG GATGACTTCTTACCACGGACAGCCACACCCTTGGAAGACATTTTCAAGTCACTTTTCTG GATGGGAAGGTTTCCTCCAATTGTGAGGACAGCGGTACCAGTAGACGGGAGGTTTGAGCACATAGTTCTGTCTTGTAATGCCACTTCTGACCATGCCATCATTTGGATAGAGAGAGAAGCTCAAAGAGCGCTGGAT TTAATGCTTGAGAAAGATCGGATCACAGAAATTCCAGCAAAGCAAAGAATGGAGCGGCAGAAGACTTTAGTTAAAGAACACACTGAAGAGTACAAAGCAGCACTACAAAGGGCTATCACACTAAATGTGCCACATGCTTATTCTCCTAAACAGTATGGAACTTTTGATGTGCTTGAGGAAGGAGAGCACTCAGAGTCAGACAGATCAATTGGTGAATCTTCTTTAGGTTCGTCTGAGAAGAGCAAGAAAAACGAAAGCTGGAATTAA